One stretch of Paenibacillus sp. AN1007 DNA includes these proteins:
- a CDS encoding stalk domain-containing protein, which produces MYSNVPANHVTTEKSSSSSYPQPMNTPKSKSFRRLTKAVVSAGAVSCLLLSLLSSVTSTDASAAAVEGQPFTGNASDRPVSAPAVSPVSSNTEQKLHYTAVEGGYYYTVALRSDGSVWSWGRNLLGELGISETIRYRHTFSPVRIPHLSDVTAISTSGGGYSAAVQADGSVWHWGAGRTPRAVPGITNAAGVTAGSSTSLVLLRDGTVQSWHNPTDKLPGTSSHEAEREPVLHPIRGLNNVVQTALAGMDGYALKKDGSVWTWKEADKTNAGPSKPKQIKGLTRISYITDQSGDLLVLDAKGKVWRVDSKGKRTPYHHELTVKKMDASSNYVLLVTAKGEVYSYGNTVTGKQGKIKQLSDITDVSAGYYHSLARSSNGTVWGWGGDKYQEAGAPATSSGGMVYTPVQAKLGTDLIVNGKLLPSMYPAVETSAALQLPIKVIATALGAQFQVHTTEGQQSHYTLTYNDRIITVRPNEAQYTVSSRNQNKPKEAQVITLSEPIGNYSGAVTAPYEMFQGLGLNVTWDRSRAALNMDDTNQAASAH; this is translated from the coding sequence ATGTATTCAAATGTCCCGGCCAATCATGTAACAACAGAAAAAAGTTCCTCCTCTTCATATCCCCAGCCAATGAACACGCCAAAGAGCAAATCGTTCCGCCGTCTTACCAAGGCAGTAGTATCTGCTGGAGCTGTATCCTGTCTGCTGTTAAGCCTGCTGTCTTCGGTGACCAGTACGGATGCATCAGCTGCAGCCGTTGAAGGGCAGCCTTTCACAGGGAATGCTTCGGACCGCCCGGTCTCGGCACCCGCTGTATCTCCTGTATCCTCCAATACAGAGCAAAAGCTTCACTACACAGCTGTAGAAGGAGGTTACTATTATACTGTGGCGTTAAGAAGTGACGGATCGGTGTGGTCCTGGGGTCGTAATCTGTTAGGGGAACTCGGGATCAGTGAAACGATACGGTATCGTCACACATTTAGTCCCGTACGTATTCCGCATCTATCTGACGTTACAGCCATCTCCACCTCCGGCGGGGGTTACAGTGCAGCGGTTCAAGCGGATGGATCGGTCTGGCACTGGGGAGCTGGCAGAACTCCACGCGCGGTCCCCGGGATTACCAATGCTGCTGGTGTTACCGCAGGATCTTCTACAAGTCTGGTTCTGCTGCGGGATGGGACCGTTCAATCCTGGCATAATCCAACTGACAAGTTACCGGGTACTTCAAGCCATGAGGCTGAACGGGAGCCTGTACTCCACCCGATTCGTGGATTGAATAATGTTGTTCAAACTGCGCTTGCAGGTATGGATGGGTACGCATTGAAGAAGGACGGCTCGGTGTGGACGTGGAAGGAAGCAGATAAAACAAACGCCGGTCCATCCAAGCCAAAACAGATCAAAGGACTGACCCGTATCTCATACATCACCGATCAAAGCGGAGATCTGCTGGTGCTCGACGCTAAAGGAAAAGTGTGGAGAGTAGATTCAAAAGGGAAACGAACTCCCTATCATCATGAACTCACCGTGAAAAAGATGGATGCCAGCTCGAATTACGTCCTTCTGGTGACTGCAAAAGGTGAGGTATACAGCTATGGGAACACCGTAACGGGCAAACAAGGGAAAATAAAGCAGTTATCGGACATTACGGATGTCTCAGCCGGTTACTACCACAGTCTTGCACGTTCCTCCAATGGAACCGTCTGGGGATGGGGCGGGGACAAATATCAGGAGGCAGGTGCACCGGCAACGTCTTCGGGAGGTATGGTGTACACTCCTGTTCAGGCCAAACTGGGTACAGATCTGATTGTAAATGGCAAACTGCTCCCTTCCATGTATCCTGCTGTTGAAACATCGGCCGCACTCCAGCTTCCTATCAAGGTCATTGCGACAGCACTTGGAGCACAATTTCAAGTGCATACGACGGAAGGACAACAAAGTCACTATACGTTAACCTATAATGATCGGATCATTACAGTCAGACCAAACGAAGCCCAGTATACGGTAAGCAGCAGGAATCAGAATAAACCTAAGGAAGCGCAGGTTATAACGTTGAGCGAGCCTATAGGCAATTATTCGGGAGCGGTCACAGCGCCGTATGAAATGTTCCAGGGACTCGGATTGAATGTAACCTGGGATCGCAGCAGGGCTGCATTGAACATGGATGACACGAATCAGGCTGCATCAGCACATTAA
- a CDS encoding DUF4362 domain-containing protein, which produces MNKYIPMLCLAAVLMAGCSSNTPQQIAESGENSSPFPAVIEPHNPEQAEDSGDVVVLLGEMRNRDTWKNFMKNVKRHQPDQVRVTTYTIEGGPIIHELIYDGRVIQTTYDNSRDMYGSDETEKTNTCKGIGTTKDKPWRTFYILTGCEKENIFSIPSS; this is translated from the coding sequence TTGAATAAATACATACCTATGTTGTGTCTGGCGGCTGTACTCATGGCAGGCTGTAGTTCGAATACTCCGCAGCAAATCGCTGAATCGGGTGAGAACAGCAGTCCTTTTCCGGCTGTGATCGAGCCGCACAACCCGGAGCAGGCCGAAGACAGTGGAGATGTCGTCGTTCTGTTGGGTGAAATGCGAAATCGCGATACATGGAAGAATTTCATGAAAAATGTGAAAAGACATCAACCGGATCAAGTTCGTGTAACGACATATACCATCGAGGGTGGACCGATTATTCATGAGCTGATCTATGACGGCAGGGTGATTCAGACCACGTACGACAACTCAAGAGATATGTATGGTTCCGACGAGACCGAAAAGACGAATACCTGTAAAGGGATCGGCACAACAAAAGATAAACCTTGGCGCACATTCTATATCCTGACTGGCTGCGAAAAAGAAAATATATTCTCCATCCCCAGCAGCTAG